In Papaver somniferum cultivar HN1 chromosome 1, ASM357369v1, whole genome shotgun sequence, a genomic segment contains:
- the LOC113278121 gene encoding nucleobase-ascorbate transporter 2-like, protein MEDPKPEEISHPPMDQLQGFEYCIDSNPSWGEAIALGFQHYILSLGTAVMIPTFLVSLMGGSSDDKVRVIQTLLFVGGINTLLQTLFGTRLPTVIGGSHAFIVPIISIIHDSSLMQIPDQHLRFLATMRAIQGAVIVSSSVQIILGFSQLWGIVSRFFSPLGMVPVISLVGFGLFDRGFPLAGRCVEIGIPMFILFVVFSQYLKSFRTKDLPILERFALLLSVMVIWAYAHMITAGGAYKHRPDLTQIHCRTDRANLISSAPWIKIPYPLQWGAPTFDAGHSFGMMAGALVSLFESTGAYIAASRLASATPPPAHVLSRGIGWQGFGILLDGLFGTGTGSTVSVENIGLLGSTRVGSRRVIQISAGFMIFFSILGKFGALFASIPIPIFAAIYCVLFGIVASVGLSLLQFTNMNSMRNMFITGVSLFLGLSIPEYFREYTALAHHGPAHTNAGWFNDLINTVFSSSPTVALIVSIFLDNTLDYKDSARDRGMHWWVKFRTFRGDGRNEEFYTLPFNLNRFFPPS, encoded by the exons gagAAGCAATAGCTCTGGGGTTTCAGCACTACATCTTGTCCTTAGGAACAGCAGTCATGATTCCAACTTTTCTTGTTTCTTTGATGGGAGGATCTTCT GATGATAAGGTGAGGGTGATACAAACTCTGCTGTTTGTTGGAGGGATTAATACACTGTTGCAGACATTATTCGGAACAAGATTACCAACAGTAATTGGTGGATCTCATGCTTTCATTGTACCTATCATCTCCATCATTCATGATTCTTCATTAATGCAGATACCTGATCAACATTTG AGATTTCTGGCAACAATGAGAGCAATCCAAGGAGCTGTGATAGTGTCATCCAGTGTTCAGATCATCCTTGGCTTCAGTCAGTTATGGGGAATTGTATCCAG GTTTTTTAGCCCTCTAGGAATGGTTCCAGTCATATCTTTGGTTGGTTTTGGTCTCTTCGATAGAGGGTTCCCACTG GCTGGAAGGTGCGTAGAAATTGGAATTCCAATGTTCATTCTATTTGTAGTCTTCTCTCAG TACTTAAAAAGCTTTCGAACGAAGGATCTGCCTATACTGGAGCGGTTTGCACTCCTGTTATCAGTCATGGTGATTTGGGCTTATGCACACATGATTACTGCCGGTGGTGCTTATAAGCATCGCCCTGATCTTACACAAATCCATTGCAGAACGGATAGAGCTAACCTCATTTCATCTGCACCTTG GATAAAAATCCCATACCCACTTCAGTGGGGTGCACCTACTTTTGATGCTGGTCATTCATTCGGAATGATGGCTGGCGCTCTAGTCTCCTTGTTTGAG TCGACCGGAGCATATATAGCTGCATCGCGGTTAGCTAGTGCAACACCCCCTCCAGCTCATGTTCTTAGCCGTGGTATTGGATGGCAG GGATTTGGGATTTTATTAGATGGCCTTTTTGGAACAGGAACTGGTTCTACTGTGTCAGT AGAGAACATTGGACTTCTTGGATCTACACGAGTTGGCAGCCGGAGAGTTATTCAAATCTCAGCTGGTTTCATGATATTCTTCTCTATATTAG GAAAATTTGGGGCACTTTTTGCATCGATACCCATCCCAATTTTTGCTGCAATATACTGTGTTTTGTTTGGAATTGTTG CATCGGTAGGCCTATCGCTTCTGCAGTTCACAAACATGAACTCGATGAGAAATATGTTCATCACAGGTGTTTCATTGTTTCTTGGGTTATCTATTCCCGAGTACTTTCGTGAATACACTGCCCTTGCTCACCATGGCCCTGCTCACACAAATGCAGGATGG TTCAACGATTTGATCAACACGGTCTTCTCATCCTCACCAACAGTTGCTCTGATTGTTTCCATTTTCCTTGACAACACCCTGGACTACAAGGACAGCGCCAGAGACAGAGGAATGCATTGGTGGGTTAAATTCAGAACATTCAGGGGAGACGGTCGAAATGAGGAGTTTTACACCCTCCCCTTCAATCTCAACCGTTTCTTTCCTCCATCATGA